CTTTGTCGGCCTTGCTTGGTTCCTTTCCTGACTTCGGCGATTGCTTGGGATCGTTGGAGTCATCGTCCTCGGGCTTCTCCGCGCTCGAATCGTCTTGTTGATCTTCAGGCTTGTCTGATTCCTTTGCATCGTCGTTGGGCTTCTTGTTCTTGCTTGCAGGCTTGTCAGATCCCTTCTTGGGTTGAGACTTGGAGGGTTCTTTGTCGGCCTTGCTTGGTTCCTTTCCTGACTTCGGCGATTGCTTGGGATCGTTGGAGTCATCGTCCTCGGGCTTCTCCGCGCTCGAATCGTCTTGTTGATCTTCAGGCTTGTCAGATTCCTTTGCATCGTCGTTGGGCTTCTTGTTCTTGCTTGCAGGCTTGTCAGATCCCTTCTTGGGTTGAGACTTGGAGGGTTCTTTGTCGGCCTTGCTTGGTTCCTTTCCTGACTTCGGCGATTGCTTGGGATCGTTGGAGTCATCGTCCTCGGGCTTCTCCGCGCTCGAATCGTCTTGTTGATCTTCAGGCTTGTCAGATTCCTTTGCATCGTCGTTGGGCTTCTTGTTCTTGCTTGCAGGCTTGTCAGATCCCTTCTTGGGTTGAGACTTGGAGGGTTCTTTGTCGGCCTTGCTTGGTTCCTTCCCTGACTTCGGCGATTGCTTGGGATCGTTGGAGTCATCGTCCCCGGGCTTCTCCGCGCTCGAATCGTCTTGTTGATCTTCAGGCTTGTCAGATTCCTTTGCATCGTCGTTGGGCTTCTTGTTCTTGCTTGCAGGCTTGTCAGATCCCTTCTTGGGTTGAGACTTGGAGGGTTCTTTGTCGGCCTTGCTTGGTTCCTTTCCTGACTTCGGCGATTGCTTGGGATCGTTGGAGTCATCGTCTTCGGGCTTCTCCGCGCTCGAATCGTCTTGTTGATCTTCAGGCTTGTCAGATTCCTTTGCATCGTCGTTGGGCTTCTTGTTCTTGCTTGCAGGCTTGTCAGATCCCTTCTTGGGTTGAGACTTGGAGGGTTCTTTGTCGGCCTTGCTTGGTTCCTTTCCTGACTTCGGCGATTGCTTGGGATCGTTGGAGTCATCGTCTTCGGGCTTCTCCGCGCTCGAATCGTCTTGTTGATCTTCAGGCTTGTCAGATTCCTTTGCATCGTCGTTGGGCTTCTTGTTCTTGCTTGCAGGCTTGTCAGATCCCTTCTTGGGTTGAGACTTGGAGGGTTCTTTGTCGGCCTTGCTTGGTTCCTTTCCTGACTTCGGCGATTGCTTGGGATCGTTGGAGTCATCGTCCTCGGGCTTCTCCGCGCTCGAATCGTCTTGTTGATCTTCAGGCTTGTCAGATTCCTTTGCATCGTCGTTGGGCTTCTTGTTCTTGCTTGCAGGCTTGTCAGATCCCTTCTTGGGTTGAGACTTGGAGGGTTCTTTGTCGGCCTTGCTTGGTTCCTTTCCTGACTTCGGCGATTGCTTGGGATCGTTGGAGTCATCGTCCTCGGGCTTCTCCGCGCTCGAATCGTCTTGTTGATCTTCAGGCTTGTCAGATTCCTTTTCATCGTCATTGGGCTTCTTGTTCTTGCTTGCAGGCTTGTCAGATCCCTTCTTGGGTTGAGACTTGGAGGGTTCTTTGTCGGCCTTGCTTGGTTCCTTTCCTGACTTCGGCGATTGCTTGGGATCATCGTCCTCGGGCTTCTCCGCGCTCGAATCGTCTTGTTGATCTTCAGGCTTGTCAGATTCCTTTGCATCGTCGTTGGGCTTCTTGTTCTTGCTTGCAGGCTTGTCAGATCCCTTCTTGGGTTGAGACTTGGAGGGTTCTTTGTCGGCCTTGCTTGGTTCCTTTCCTGACTTCGACGATTGCTTGGGATCGTTGGAGTCATCGTCCTCGGGCTTCTCCGCGCTCGAATCGTCTTGTTGATCTTCAGGCTTGTCAGATTCCTTTGCATCGTCGTTGGGCTTCTTGTTCTTGCTTGCAGGCTTGTCAGATCCCTTCTTGGGTTGAGACTTGGAGGGTTCTTTGTCGGCCTTGCTTGGTTCCTTTCCTGACTTCGGCGATTGCTTGGGATCATCGTTCTCGGGCTTCTCCGCGCTCGAATCGTCTTGTTGATCTTCAGGCTTGTCAGATTCCTTTGCATCGTCGTTGGGCTTCTTGTTCTTGCTTGCAGGCTTGTCAGATCCCTTCTTGGGTTGAGACTTGGAGGGTTCTTTGTCGGCCTTGCTTGGTTCCTTTCCTGACTTCGGCGATTGCTTGGGATCGTTGGAGTCATCGTCTTCGGGCTTCTCCGCGCTCGAATCGTCTTGTTGATCTTCAGGCTTGTCAGATTCCTTTGCATCGTCGTTGGGCTTCTTGTTCTTGCTTGCAGGCTTGTCAGATCCCTTCTTGGGTTGAGACTTGGAGGGTTCTTTGTCGGCCTTGCTTGGTTCCTTTCCTGACTTCGGCGATTGCTTGGGATCGTTGGAGTCATCGTCCTCGGGCTTCTCCGCGCTCGAATCGTCTTGTTGATCTTCAGGCTTGTCAGATTCCTTTGCATCGTCGTTGGGCTTCTTGTTCTTGCTTGCAGGCTTGTCAGATCCCTTCTTGGGTTGAGACTTGGAGGGTTCTTTGTCGGCCTTGCTTGGTTCCTTTCCTGACTTCGGCGATTGCTTGGGATCGTTGGAGTCATCGTCCTCGGGCTTCTCCGCGCTCGAATCGTCTTGTTGATCTTCAGGCTTGTCAGATTCCTTTTCATCGTCATTGGGCTTCTTGTTCTTGCTTGCAGGCTTGTCAGATCCCTTCTTGGGTTGAGACTTGGAGGGTTCTTTGTCGGCCTTGCTTGGTTCCTTTCCTGACTTCGGCGATTGCTTGGGATCATCGTCCTCGGGCTTCTCCGCGCTCGAATCGTCTTGTTGATCTTCAGGCTTGTCAGATTCCTTTGCATCGTCGTTGGGCTTCTTGTTCTTGCTTGCAGGCTTGTCAGATCCCTTCTTGGGTTGAGACTTGGAGGGTTCTTTGTCGGCCTTGCTTGGTTCCTTTCCTGATTTCGGCGATTGCTTGGGATCATCGTTCTCGGGCTTCTCCGCGCTCGAATCGTCTTGTTGATCTTCAGGCTTGTCAGATTCCTTTGCATCGTCGTTGGGCTTCTTGTTCTTGCTTGCAGGCTTGTCAGATCCCTTCTTGGGTTGAGACTTGGAGGGTTCTTTGTCGGCCTTGCTTGGTTCCTTTCCTGACTTCGGCGATTGCTTGGGATCGTTGGAGTCATCGTCCTCGGGCTTCTCCGCGCTCGAATCGTCTTGTTGATCTTCAGGCTTGTCAGATTCCTTTGCATCGTCGTTGGGCTTCTTGTTCTTGCTTGCAGGCTTGTCAGATCCCTTCTTGGGTTGAGACTTGGAGGGTTCTTTGTCGGCCTTGCTTGGTTCCTTTCCTGACTTCGGCGATTGCTTGGGATCATCGTTCTCGGGCTTCTCCGCGCTCGAATCGTCTTGTTGATCTTCAGGCTTGTCAGATTCCTTTGCATCGTCGTTGGGCTTCTTGTTCTTGCTTGCAGGCTTGTCAGATCCCTTCTTGGGTTGAGACTTGGAGGGTTCTTTGTCGGCCTTGCTTGGTTCCTTTCCTGACTTCGGCGATTGCTTGGGATCGTTGGAGTCATCGTCCTCGGGCTTCTCCGCGCTCGAATCGTCTTGTTGATCTTCAGGCTTGTCAGATTCCATTGCATCGTCGTTGGGCTTTTTGTTCTTGCTTGCAGGCTTGTCAGATCCCTTCTTGGGTTGAGACTTGGAGGGTTCTTTGTCGGCCTTGCTTGGTTCCTTTCCTGACTTCGGCGATTGCTTGGGATCGTTGGAGTCATCGTCCTCGGGTTTCTCCGCGCTCGAATCGTCTTGTTGATCTTCAGGCTTGTCAGATTCCTTTGCATCGTCGTTGGGCTTCTTGTTCTTGCTTGCAGGCTTGTCAGATCCCTTCTTGGGTTGAGACTTGGAGGGTTCTTTGTCGGCCTTGCTTGGTTCCTTTCCTGACTTCGGCGATTGCTTGGGATCGTTGGAGTCATCGTCCTCGGGCTTCTCCGCGCTCGAATCGTCTTGTTGATCTTCAGGCTTGTCAGATTCCTTTGCATCGTCGTTGGGCTTCTTGTTCTTGCTTGCAGGCTTGTCAGATCCCTTCTTGGGTTGAGACTTGGAGGGTTCTTTGTCGGCCTTGCTTGGTTCCTTTCCTGACTTCGGCGATTGCTTGGGATCGTTGGAGTCATCGTCCTCGGGCTTCTCCGCGCTCGAATCGTCTTGTTGATCTTCAGGCTTGTCAGATTCCTTTGCATCGTCGTTGGGCTTCTTGTTTTTGCTTGCAGGCTTGTCAGATCCCTTCTTGGGTTGAGACTTGGAGGGTTCTTTGTCGGCCTTGCTTGGTTCCTTTCCTGACTTCGGCGATTGCTTGGGATCGTTGGAGTCATCGTCCTCGGGCTTCTCCGCGCTCGAATCGTCTTGTTGATCTTCAGGCTTGTCAGATTCCTTTGCATCGTCGTTGGGCTTCTTGTTCTTGCTTGCAGGCTTGTCAGATCCCTTCTTGGGTTGAGACTTGGAGGGTTCTTTGTCGGCCTTGCTTGGTTCCTTTCCTGACTTCGGCGATTGCTTGGGATCGTTGGAGTCATCGTCCTCGGGCTTCTCCGCGCTCGAATCGTCTTGTTGATCTTCAGGCTTGTCAGATTCCTTTGCATCGTCGTTGGGCTTCTTGTTCTTGCTTGCAGGCTTGTCAGATCCCTTCTTGGGTTGAGACTTGGAGGGTTCTTTGTCGGCCTTGCTTGGTTCCTTCCCTGACTTCGGCGATTGCTTGGGATCGTTGGAGTCATCGTCCTCGGGCTTCTCCGCGCTCGAATCGTCTTGTTGATCTTCAGGCTTGTCAGATTCCTTTGCATCATCGTTGGGCTTCTTGTTCTTGCTTGCAGACTTGTCAGATTCCTTCTTGGGTTGAGACTTGGAGGGTTCTTTGTCGGCCTTGCTTGGTTCCTTTCCTGACTTCGGCGATAGATTTTTATCAGTTGGTTCTTTAGTCAGTTCATCCTTAGGCTTTTCAACTGGTGAATCATATTTAGCAGTTTTAGAATCATCAGATATCCTTGGTGTAACTTCTGGCTTCTCAGATggattctttttattttctaaagGTGTTTCCAATCCCGTTTTAGGTTGCGGTTGGTCCTCTTGCTGTGGTGGGTTCGAAGACTTCGGGTCGTGGTTTTTCTGTGAATCATCTGATTTTACTGGATCCATTTTAGCTTCATTGCCATCTGGTTTAGATGGTGATTTTCTAAACGGTGATTTTAAGCTTTCTGCTAGTTTCTGTAACGGTTTTCCAAACGTACTCGGATCCCTAACGTTTATCAGtcgaacattttgtttttcgtttggtgTCTCATTAGATTTTGTATCTGACGGctcttttttcgcttttggACTGTCACTAGGTGCATCGCTAGTTTTTGGAACATTTCCAATTTCACTCGGATTGGtcggattttcttttttgtcgtAAGCGGGAGATTTCCTCTGTGGTTCGTCATCATCAGTACCGCTCTCAAAATCCTTCTTTATCTTATCAGCCATCCGCTTCAATTTCCCAAAATCTCCTTCTTCTGTACAGTCGACCGGAAATAGATCTGCCACTGGGCCATCTTCACCGTTTCTAAAATGATACAGTTTccgttgttgatttttttatcgATTGATTCGCGCACGAGTTGTACGTCTCATACCAAGCATCGATTTCATGCAAAGCTAGTTTGGCCTTACCTCAGCAATTTGAGACGGTCCTGAGTTATTTTATCTGGTGCAGACAAGCTTACGCTCCGATATCCCGCAACATCGGCCAAGTAGTGAGTGACATACATTTTCCCCTGCCCATCAACATATCCGAAGCATCCGAGTACGGCTCCATCGATAGTTTTCTGATGCTGAAACTGGGTTTCGCCTTTACGATCCGCTTTCATGTATTCTGCCTTGCCTGTAAACAAATCCAACATCATTGCATCATTCATTATTGGTATCAGTTTATCATGATCGGTATCAGTATTTACTTTACCTCCACGGTATGCTCGTGCATCTCTCGCTTCGACGAAAAGTGCCAGCATTGGCAACAGGAGCTGTAGGGAcgtaaaattaaaacttttaatttttcctccAGTATGCTTCCAGGTTGTAtcaataaaacacaattaacGCTCACGCTCGGTTatatcaataaaacacaaTGAAAAGGCCCGAAATCTAATTTCTTTCAACTACTCCAACAATATGAATTGTGTGGAGTTAAGAGGGGTGGGCAATTTTAAAACCTACCAGCAGACGAAAAGCTCAAATaagatttttaaaaatgtactcTTAGGCATGAGTGAATGAAAATCTCGATAGGTTCGATTAACCTCTATTCTCAAGACGATATATataataaatcattatttaaCATTTGAATATTAAGCCGTTATTAAATATATCAGTATAATTCATGTACTGCTCtcttagataaaaaaaaacttagatCTATTATTAAGAATTATTCACAAGTTCTATTGacgttatttttattgaaGTTCTTAAAACTCATAAAACGAAGCAAACTTAAGATGTAAGTAAAGTTATTAGAAGTTAAAATGGAGAGAATTTTTTTCTGAAAGTATAAAATGTATAAAGAACGATGTACAATTCGAACCGATCGTATCCACAACTGCTACCAATGTTCGGACTATACAAATGCAGTTCAGTTGAACAAAATCTAGTCTTCACGACGTTATTAGTGATGAGAATTTTATTACGAACCTACTAGGTACGTTACATTCCTAATGGAACGATCGAATCTAGGTTCAAATTATTCACCACCATTAGGGTTTTTGCTACTACGTGATGTTCTTTCTCCAAATACTATAAAGTAACTGTTTTTTCACTTACTCTTGCTCAGATTTACTTCATAAGGGAAAATCAGCaacaattgaaataaatagaTTGTTTTCAAGTTTGTTCAATGATCTTCTTGAACATTGATAAATTTTTTGAGGAATTTAGATCCTCAGATTTCACGGTTAACGGCTGTCCGTGTGCCACGATATTGTTGTGCAGACAAAAAGGCACTAGGTTTGGCGTTATGTTTCAATAATAGTATATAACAAGCAAGTGACACATATTGGCTAAGAATATCTACAAAATTTACCAAGTTCATTTCTGTCCATCTTGGTTATGTTCCGTTCCGTAAAAAATGATCATTCCAATCACTAGCCATTGGCCATAAGACAACTCAACAACATTCTAAGTTCCCTAAAACACTATTTAAATTGTCCTGAAGATCACATGAAACAATCgtcttcaatatttttttcacacGAACCTAGGTCCAAACATTCTAGAGAAAAGACGAAACGAACCTAGTTGgttcgttaaaaaaaatttaacgCTTTTGGACAGATTGTGAATTTTTTCCAGTCATTCACGGCGTCAAAGTTAACACTAAAACTACCGGAGTGGTCTATTTGAGCGCAGCGCCTTATTTTAATCGCACGTCTCCTGTAGGAATATCTAGAGAAATTTTCACAGCGAACACCTAAACACATTTCCAACGCTCTATGTGCTTACTGGTCAGGCATGCATTGTGCCAGAAACTCTGGAACACAAGTAAACCTTTTGACAAAGAACGAACGGAACCTAGGCCTTCCTCGACagtaaaaattaagaaaattcCTGATATCTTATGCGCTCCTGCAGGAGAATTGCGATAAGATATCTGGTGGGTCGTTCTAGAGTTCCCCTCCTATGTCGATCATTGCCAAATCCTAGGCCTTGATACGTTAAACGTCGCGTAATAGAGCACAAGCAATTTTTGTTGCCAACACTGACGCTTCTGATCTCCTATCCTTAGACCCTTTCTATACCTCTCCCGCAACCTTAGAACTCGCGATCCCCTGTAGTTGCTTGCCATCGCACCCAATACAGGCACAATGAACCGTTTTTGGTTTCTATGTGCAACTTTTGCACCTTCTTTACTTGcttcgttttttatttgtttccagCCGCTTTCCGATCTCGATTTCCTTTCTCAAGCCTTTAGCTTTGCATTTCCTCCATCAATTTTTCTCTCCTCATCCCATCTCATTCTCACCCTTCTAACCCTGCTTCATTTCTATTGTTagatttttggtttgtttttttcctaagGTTAATTGTTAGCAGGTTGATtacttttaattttgcatttaaGAAATAGTTTTTCTTTAAGATATAATGGTGAGTTAAGCCTGTTGGCAATTCGGATCGTCTTGTTCTGGCTCTGTGCTTTGCTATCCTAGCATTTTTCAATGCCAGTATTCGCAAGTTCTTttggaaattgtttgtaaattatgttaataatatttttaacatcTTTATCACTAGGAATAACAATGTGACGTTGATACAAACGACCTCAAAGTAATTTTATATAACTTGTAAAATTATATTATGGTGTAAATCTGTTAAACATTTTGCCCACTTTGCaatcattgtttgtttttttttcgtaaaattttgttaacattgaaaatcaataaaaagtAATAGTAACAAAATATCGATAAAAGAAAACGATCAGGTTGTGTGAACAAAATGGCATCCAAACAACAGTAAATAAACAACGTTAGGTTTCTAGACGTCTCACAACCTCCTTGGGATCCTTTACAAATAAGCATTACTCCATAATGTTCATTATTGCCCGTTAATGAAAAACAcctaaagtatttttttacaaattcaATTCTACCATggtaacacaaaaaatgagGCTAAACAATGCATCAAGCTTTTCAAGCGGTCCGTTAGTTACTCAACATTTATAAATTGCACAATTTTTAAGAAAATGGCTAAGATTCCTTAAAAGATTAAGCAAGTTCAATTCAATACATAGAATCAATGTATGTGGCTCATTTAAAACGATCAACGCAAGTCATTCGCATGCAAGCCCTagtcatgaaatatttcaacaaaatcggATACTTTTTTTATGCGACAATAACTAATTTGATCAACTCGAAATACAAATTCTCAACGAGCTAGTAAACAAAGTATTTTGTCTGCCTTTTATACcggttaaatttattttcaaataactgatgaattttatttaaaagctGTAAGAGCATGCAAAACATGAAGACATACAAACAGATTATTTCtaattttaattgtaaatATTAAATACATAAACATGATACGAACTAACGATAACTTAGTTCTTTTTTGTATCGTACAATGATAAACAGGTACTGTAGATActaaaaaaatgtcaaaaagcaGTCACCGATAATTATACTATGTTTCGTAAGGAATCCTGTACGTATTTAAGCGAAGATAAGGAACACTACAACTGGAAACCAAAATACCCAATTACTGTTCATTAGCATAAGTCTGCGAAATGAAAACTTCCGCATCTTCCTGTCCAAACTTTGCCATCCTTAATTAGATGCAATAAATAACTGACGTAGAATCTTCTTCAAAATACTCCGAGATTCatcaattttgcatttttttatgtatcCTCTTTCGTGCTACGCATTCatttcgaaaaacaaaacatcttaCGCGAATCAACTCTCGTCATAAAAGAAGACGGTTCAGGATCTTCTACCGAAAGGTCACGGTAAAGCGCATTATTCTAGCAAGAAGTCAAAGTGCCTTTCAAAACGAATGAAGCGATGCTAATCTACctgtttgctgttgcgcaAACATATTCAAGGATGAGCCAAAATGCCTTAATTGTCTTTATGGTAGATGAAGCGTCGAGATTATGTGCTGCATCTTGCATTTTGTGACAAGTCTTGACTGTcttgatttaaaattttaagaaCCAAACGCATTAAATCCGAAAGGAAAAGAGAGACATGCTTCCGAACACAAGAACTATTAACCCGATGCGCATCTTTTTCCACGATTTGGACGCACACTTTAGTCACACATTCCTTTATGCGATCATCATCACGTTTCACAATCCGCAAGCACACTATTTTGGGCCATTCCCAACGGTTGCTTAACGGCATCACCTCCAATTCCATTTCGTGTCACCAAACGGGCGTAGGATTTACACAAACTTACCCATCTGCAGTCCAACCGCATCTTGACTCACGCACCGATCCGGTAACGCGCTTCTTGATCGATATTGAattcacacacaaccacacaaacCGGGCTCCAGTCAGACACGATCGGATTAAATATGATATGTTACGGTTTGGTCGCAAAACACTGCACCAATAGCACACCTTCACCTACACCAACCTACACACTACTGCACCAACACCGACTTCCACCGGGAACTGCCCAGGGTGTTCCTTATCGTTCGAGCGCTTCTGCCGAACTGACGGCCGGCCGGCAGGATCAGCAACATTTTGATAAATCCCGATTGCGCATGCAGTTCCCCCACTACCAGGAGACACAAACCTGCTTGTAAGCGATCGTTTCTTTCACCCATTATCTTTCGCGTCTTACTGCCAAAAAGCAACAACTAACAAAATAGCATAATTTAGcgccaaacaacagcaacacgcCAGCAGAATGAAGCGCGGGCTTTTCCATTTTATGTATCCTTTTTCCTGCCACGATCTTCCCTTTTGTGCCCGAGCACAATTTATTCTAATGACCTTACCAACCCGCATGCTTGGCCCTGAACCCGGACCGTACGCTGGATGCTGTCGGTGTTGTGCTTTCGCGACCGGACAGTGAAGCAAAGCGAAATTCTCCAAAATTCTCAAAACCCCAATAATGCGGGGCCTGGTACGCGAACCGACACGCCACGGTGTATCTGCCCCGTCCGATCAGTACGGTGGACCGTCTGAGCAGCGGACCTGCTGTAAACGACCGATCGCCAAATGGATGGACCAGTTTTTCCGCCACTCTTCTTCGCCAGGACCCTCCGGCAGACCCCTGCGTTGGCCACCCATCTTGCATCTTTACCGCATCGGAGGATCTTCTTTACTCCGGCTCGGACAGTTTATGGTACAGTAATTTATGAACAGTCATTTACCGTAGTCCGCCTCACAATCAACGCAATTTGGAGGATCGCAAAACGGATTAAAATTCGTAAATGTATTTTTCTCTATTCTGTGCACGCTAGATCTAGATCGATCAATAATCACCCGTGTTCTAAACGATGCTTCACAAGAGTTTGCTAGACAACTTTACAACCCAGCGGGGCCGTAGCACAACACGATCACGTTCCCTAACTGGACCTGCTTTTTGCCAAGGCTTGAAGGAAAGATTTATTAGCATTATTCATAAAGCACCTGTTTTTATTTCGCAGAGTGTCCTGTTACACCGAACCATACACTGTGGTTTAGTTTGGTGCTTATGAGCTCGGTTTTACCCCTAACAGTGACGCGGTCGATGCATCAGCTGGTTTCTGACGAGCTTGCTTTATCACGCATGCTGTTTGATCGCGTTTGTGAGCGCATCTTCATGGGACATGGTGGTTCGGaaggttaaaaaaaatgggttttaattatttatttatttttttatgcctGGAGAACGGCAAGGTCGTTATTGCTGGgcattatttataaaataatttattcctaCAAagactttgttttttaaactttagGGGGGGGTTGTGGTACCAATTCGTCGTCAATCAAAGCTTTTACTATGTTAAAAACTAAGCTGGAATGACATTATGTGAGGAGCTTGCAAGAACTGGACCACTGAAATTACAGGTTAATTAATCATGGAcatctttcttttatttttacttgaGTAGGATACTATCTTCTATGACGAGGGAACTCTCACCTCCTCTGCCGTATTACAGGATACAAACACTTCGGCTACTAGAGTCATGTACCCTGGGCATATGAATATAAATGCACTTTTTAAATGAAGTATAatttgaaaaaagaaacatggTAACTTACATTCTATACATTGTACATTACATTCTATACATTCATTACATGTACTGCTCAAAAGATTGCAATAAAAACTGTTGATTAGTTAtgttagaataaataaataaataaataaataaataaataaataaataaataaataaataaataaataaataaataaataaataaataaataaataaataaataaataaataaataaataaataaataaataaataaataaataaataaataaataaataaataaataaataaataaataaataaataaataaataaataaataaataaataaataaataaataaataaataaataaataaataaataaataaaatactgtTGGCACTGTCATTTTGGcgatatgttttaaaaaagaatagTTCTACATTTGCAAACGATTTTCgtcttgcaaacttgcaaactTCCAGGGCCGTGCCTAGTTACTCTGTTGGTTTGGCCATAATTAGTGGCCATAAATCTATGTATCAAGAGTTcagaataaatttaattttctacaTTTTGGGAAATACGTGAATAATGCGTGTCAGAGAAATTTGCGTAAAGCcgatttgaaaaaaacaaagatgcCGAAAAGTCAGCATCTACAATAATGTTGATGTTGAGATACACGCTAGGGTGCTGTCTGCCAACGGGTCATTCTACAGTCTGAGAAAACTGCTCCACTCTAAACACCTGTTGTGACAAAAAAACCGGGACTACATAGAGCCTATATaattccagtactcacatacgcctttGAGACATGGACTctgtccaaaactgaccaacTCCTTTTAGCCGCATTCGAGAGAAAGATGCTCAAAAGGCTCCTTATGCGTGGAAGGACGAATGGAGGAGTCGCACAAAAAGACGAACTTTGAAAACTGTAGCGCTCTCTCACAGagcggattagactcgccaggttccggtgggctggtcacgtcatgagaatgacaccggacgacccagtccgtaaagtccttttagatcgtctacatggacagaggaagcGTGCTAGGCcaaaattgagatggagtgatggcatTGATGCGTCTGCCAGAAAGGCCAGGATAATGGATTAGCAGACGAATGCGCTCGATCGTGAGCGGTTCAGGGGAATCCGTCAAGTGGTTGTAGCGCCGGAGAAGGAAGTAAGTATTATCTTTATTTGCTTGATTCAATCGGGTTTATAAAAAATTGACTTAAACTAAGGTAAAAGTGAAAAGGAATTAGAAATTGGGAAGACTCGACTGGAAGTAGGAGACAGGGACGATGAACTCGAACATATGATATGAGTCGTTAATTAATTCTTATATCTCAATTTTTAATCAGTACAGGTATGCATATGATGCTATAGAACCCTTAAATATAAACCATAGGTTCTTCTTCTCAGACCCGGTTGAAACCTCAACCTAAGTTCAACACGCCGTCAGTTGA
The Anopheles moucheti chromosome 2, idAnoMoucSN_F20_07, whole genome shotgun sequence genome window above contains:
- the LOC128297745 gene encoding microtubule-associated protein futsch-like, yielding MRLDCRWLLLPMLALFVEARDARAYRGGKAEYMKADRKGETQFQHQKTIDGAVLGCFGYVDGQGKMYVTHYLADVAGYRSVSLSAPDKITQDRLKLLRNGEDGPVADLFPVDCTEEGDFGKLKRMADKIKKDFESGTDDDEPQRKSPAYDKKENPTNPSEIGNVPKTSDAPSDSPKAKKEPSDTKSNETPNEKQNVRLINVRDPSTFGKPLQKLAESLKSPFRKSPSKPDGNEAKMDPVKSDDSQKNHDPKSSNPPQQEDQPQPKTGLETPLENKKNPSEKPEPASKNKKPNDDAKESDKPEDQQDDSSAEKPEDDDPKQSPKSGKEPSKADKEPSKSQPKKGSDKPASKNKKPNDDEKESDKPEDQQDDSSAEKPEDDDSNDPKQSPKSGKEPSKADKEPSKSQPKKGSDKPASKNKKPNDDAKESDKPEDQQDDSSAEKPEDDDSNDPKQSPKSGKEPSKADKEPSKSQPKKGSDKPASKNKKPNDDAKESDKPEDQQDDSSAEKPEDDDSNDPKQSPKSGKEPSKADKEPSKSQPKKGSDKPASKNKKPNDDAKESDKPEDQQDDSSAEKPENDEDDSSAEKPEDDDPKQSPKSGKEPSKADKEPSKSQPKKGSDKPASKNKKPNDDEKESDKPEDQQDDSSAEKPEDDDSNDPKQSPKSGKEPSKADKEPSKSQPKKGSDKPASKNKKPNDDAKESDKPEDQQDDSSAEKPEDDDSNDPKQSPKSGKEPSKADKEPSKSQPKKGSDKPASKNKKPNDDAKESDKPEDQQDDSSAEKPEDDDSNDPKQSPKSGKEPSKADKEPSKSQPKKGSDKPASKNKKPNDDAKESDKPEDQQDDSSAEKPEDDDSNDPKQSPKSGKEPSKADKEPSKSQPKKGSDKPASKNKKPNDDAKESDKPEDQQDDSSAEKPGDDDSNDPKQSPKSGKEPSKADKEPSKSQPKKGSDKPASKNKKPNDDAKESDKPEDQQDDSSAEKPEDDDSNDPKQSPKSGKEPSKADKEPSKSQPKKGSDKPASKNKKPNDDAKESDKPEDQQDDSSAEKPEDDDSNDPKQSPKSGKEPSKADKEPSKSQPKKGSDKPASKNKKPNDDAKESDKPEDQQDDSSAEKPEDDDSNDPKQSPKSGKEPSKADKEPSKSQPKKGSDKPASKNKKPNDDAKESDKPEDQQDDSSAEKPENDDPKQSPKSGKEPSKADKEPSKSQPKKGSDKPASKNKKPNDDAKESDKPEDQQDDSSAEKPEDDDSNDPKQSPKSGKEPSKADKEPSKSQPKKGSDKPASKNKKPNDDAKESDKPEDQQDDSSAEKPEDDDSNDPKQSPKSGKEPSKADKEPSKSQPKKGSDKPASKNKKPNDDAKESDKPEDQQDDSSAEKPEDDDSNDPKQSPKSGKEPSKADKEPSKSQPKKGSDKPASKNKKPNDDAKESDKPEDQQDDSSAEKPEDDDSNDPKQSPKSGKEPSKADKEPSKSQPKKGSDKPASKNKKPNDDAKESDKPEDQQDDLSAEKPGDAGKGSDKPASKPSDSNDVLAAISRVLPVIRDLGKPLASRFSEDKPSMSPKATAPSPTDSDVYDEVDDEEDTDSVDAGTPEKQQASDPDKPSQSKPESSDTGNCIEIILRVPTDARHVIVRTENPKFKTQDGASLNELVNKIGPGVYDVQLAKFDKVVFEKYDKSSSEAEPETPKNLGKAFNYDELVAKPRNSVSKARVPENRTNAYLPKVSNARSRVGDADERKAKSARDENGPSNQRRIPDRFMAMGRRG